From one Anopheles cruzii chromosome 3, idAnoCruzAS_RS32_06, whole genome shotgun sequence genomic stretch:
- the LOC128274338 gene encoding uncharacterized protein LOC128274338 encodes MGRTRPQLLWLLLVLSVAVLVKEVYSEEPSDPGTAAVADDDAKESPTADEYTPQNLLTSGLRLEHELVKEQADAPSTINGSSEGDIVAIHVDAVGAKEQLRPTLRGLSYMAMSFLPRGYTFVEVLSATREVVAGVRYELVTIATDEAGERHYCRMVILEKPWITTVYGGKHRALEYTNCTTNASEDDATVQPVTQINPAFDANVRQSQELTPQRVEDMEKQIIVDKEPVIPSSTYSPTAEQEASTTMISESTSTGAAIVSSTTEEEGLSEAAKASIDELFGFAAPQKKVASVSHQENVGPVREEVVEETIVPKRVSLVREGTVETTETPSSTGTSTIQPLDQLIQSTFDEVFRTHQEIQKALDEVVVNGGGRDVQLKYRPVFDSLLQKVRASIDSYYRTANGGDSNVDTAAFVVRDNNSHTSPSRIPSATPHGVDQTAVSKAQSSSESDEDLQQHQRVQPQVFAQLRIPPQEANVYPAKVDPSMTATFVADDDDEDGNDQHDILTKEQLTQVLNEDHGLQRVKRDSSAPFGGHSGYHHGPYKGERDTMVEEANEGVSANQPPVKGIANDINDPLEANQNADGPDDVPIDVHETIPVNTLKIAVTDGQNGSKVSSDSKSDQEQVTGPNQAPKIEGVAMMFGDSQEEAGEGTLTKEELTKRLNEDDGLKRDKRSYSSSYDQSDGFYGSYNRRDHGWGGNYYGRPHYPRNPYYGYYRGKRSVAEEDKTLVNLDDPTNESAMKAIAMEAIDRLDQMDTDPYQRMLLEVLTARKISQNSDQTRATYVLDVLTANSRCAEEESKNTESCRSLLMPDTTKQCTLEVHVSKTKNDDSKQVKLTKSKCQKQHKSVGALGGQTPVNVTEPEHSERIRLGLVGYENGKHSNFAIRSGTVQLVAGTIYRYMIDLTDSEQVAYSKCNVKIFTPLPSSDHAPEYNFDCHQPTGEHRHKRDVAPKKLNKVRKTGGTQELTPEEYGKEEHQARIRTGLQKMAQLADGSGNDRKLTIISASQQLVAGKSYTYMLTFPDDEEKRVCKLTVWEKPWLKEKAPEEAFKTTFNCPSGTKKTKREICAGCPSSLSTQDLSDTEHQNRINSILSFHGLTRDRDFKVINASQQVVAGMKYVYNVLLNGNTCELASVERVWLAQSQPEQAYMYSSSCATEGKSLRRRSTLGGIRSFDQDELDDTEHVQRVDKIIVSNGGSHGSKVRIVSGTVQTVSGRLFKYAVEFDDDQGKKVCKLSSWERPWLEKENPTDAYQYTVTCPTKLRQKHQRQHERKRRHAKKTGSSNELTAEELKDKSHVERIKAGLVSYNVERSKTYSDFEILAGSTQQMAGSLYKYTFRVKNEPDIVCKISIWERVWLESQDQRKYNVKCTGDDDTEQPDRQQHQPQDTVKRSVRSLKIDDNEHVRRQFEKFKVRHMRQYASSLEHEMRFNIFRNNLFKIEQLNRHERGTGKYGVTKFADMTTAEYRAHTGLIMPKHEHSNHIRNPIARLANDANLPESFDWRDRGAVTNVKDQGSCGSCWAFSAIANIEGLHQIKTNKLESYSEQELIDCDKVDNGCQGGYMDDAFKAIEKIGGLELESDYPYHAKAQKSCQYNKTLSHVRVKGAVDMPKNETFIAQYLIENGPISIGLNANAMQFYRGGISHPWHLLCNHKQIDHGVLLVGYGIKEYPMFNKTLPYWIIKNSWGPKWGEQGYYRIYRGDNSCGVSEMASSAVIE; translated from the exons ATGGGAAGAACTCGTCCAcagctgctgtggctgctgttggTTCTTTCGGTCGCAGTGTTGGTGAAGGAAGTATACTCGGAAGAGCCGTCGGATCCTGGAACCGCTGctgtcgccgacgacgatgcgaaGGAATCGCCAACGGCTGATGAGTACACTCCTCAG AACTTGTTGACCTCCGGGTTGCGATTGGAGCATGAGCTCGTCAAAGAGCAAGCC GATGCTCCATCGACGATCAACGGAAGCAGTGAGGGCGACATTGTAGCCATTCACGTCGACGCGGTCGGAGCCAAGGAACAGTTACGACCTACCTTGCGCGGCCTGTCCTACATGGCTATGAGCTTCCTGCCCCGTGGATACACCTTCGTCGAAGTCCTTTCAGCCACTCGCGAGGTGGTGGCAGGCGTTCGTTACGAACTGGTTACCATCGCTACGGATGAAGCCGGCGAACGGCATTACTGCCGGATGGTCATACTAGAGAAGCCGTGGATTACGACAGTGTACGGTGGAAAGCATCGTGCGCTCGAGTATACCAACTGCACGACGAATGCTTCGGAAGATGATGCAACCGTTCAACCGGTAACGCAGATTAATCCAGCGTTCGACGCAAATGTTCGCCAATCTCAGGAACTTACACCACAACGCGTGGAAGACATGGAGAAACAGATTATTGTTGACAAAGAACCGGTAATCCCTTCGTCGACGTACTCTCCAACGGCCGAACAGGAAGCGTCTACTACGATGATCAGCGAGAGCACTTCAACCGGTGCCGCGATCGTATCATCTACCACCGAGGAAGAAGGCTTAAGTGAAGCGGCCAAAGCAAGTATCGACGAACTGTTCGGCTTCGCTGCCCCACAGAAGAAGGTAGCCAGCGTCTCACACCAAGAAAACGTTGGCCCAGTGCGCGAGGAAGTGGTTGAGGAAACGATCGTACCGAAAAGAGTATCACTCGTTCGAGAGGGTACGGTGGAGACGACGGAGACTCCCAGTAGCACCGGAACCTCCACCATACAGCCGTTGGATCAACTTATTCAGTCCACCTTCGATGAGGTCTTCCGGACGCACCAAGAAATTCAAAAAGCCCTGGACGAAGTGGTCGTCAACGGTGGAGGGCGCGATGTGCAGCTCAAGTATAGACCCGTTTTCGATTCGCTGCTGCAGAAGGTACGAGCTAGTATCGATAGCTACTATCGCACAGCCAACGGAGGTGACTCGAACGTCGATACGGCCGCTTTTGTTGTACGAGACAATAATAGTCACACGTCGCCAAGTCGCATACCATCGGCAACGCCCCACGGCGTTGATCAAACAGCGGTCAGCAAAGCGCAATCTTCGTCCGAAAGCGACGAAGATCTGCAACAACACCAGAGAGTACAGCCGCAAGTATTTGCACAGCTTCGCATCCCGCCCCAGGAAGCGAATGTGTATCCAGCCAAGGTTGATCCTTCGATGACGGCAACCTTCGTggcggacgatgacgacgaggatggCAACGATCAGCACGACATACTAACCAAAGAGCAGCTTACCCAAGTGCTGAACGAGGACCACGGATTGCAGCGGGTGAAGCGTGATTCTTCAGCGCCGTTCGGTGGTCACTCTGGCTACCACCATGGTCCCTACAAAGGAGAACGAGACACGATGGTGGAGGAAGCCAACGAGGGTGTTTCAGCAAACCAACCACCGGTAAAAGGAATAGCGAATGACATCAACGATCCCTTGGAGGCTAACCAAAATGCAGACGGACCGGATGACGTGCCAATCGATGTCCATGAAACGATTCCAGTAAATACTCTCAAAATTGCGGTAACTGACGGTCAAAACGGTAGCAAAGTTTCGTCGGATTCAAAGTCGGACCAGGAACAAGTTACTGGCCCCAATCAAGCACCTAAGATTGAAGGCGTTGCCATGATGTTTGGCGATAGTCAGGAGGAAGCTGGAGAGGGAACACTCACGAAGGAAGAGCTTACCAAACGGCTGAACGAAGATGATGGGCTAAAACGGGACAAGCGCAGCTACTCATCATCGTACGATCAATCGGACGGTTTCTACGGAAGCTACAATAGGCGCGACCACGGTTGGGGTGGTAATTACTATGGCAGACCGCATTATCCTCGAAATCCGTACTATGGTTACTACCGAGGAAAACGGAGTGTCGCAGAAGAGGATAAGACGCTAGTTAACCTCGACGATCCCACAAACGAGTCAGCAATGAAAGCGATCGCAATGGAAGCTATCGATCGGTTAGATCAGATGGATACGGATCCGTACCAgcggatgctgctggaagtTTTAACCGCACGGAAGATCTCTCAGAACTCCGATCAAACACGTGCAACATACGTGCTTGACGTGCTAACGGCCAACTCACGGTGCGCGGAAGAGGAGAGCAAGAACACTGAGTCCTGCCGGTCGCTACTGATGCCGGATACTACGAAACAGTGTACCCTCGAG GTACATGTTTCTAAGACCAAAAATGACGACAGCAAACAGGTAAAACTAACTAAATCCAAATGTCAAAAACAGCACAAATCTGTAGGTGCGCTTGGGGGCCAAACCCCGGTAAACGtaaccgaaccggaacacaGTGAACGCATCCGTCTTGGGCTGGTCGGCTATGAGAATGGCAAGCATAG CAATTTTGCAATTCGCTCCGGAACGGTCCAACTCGTGGCAGGTACGATTTACCGATACATGATCGATCTTACGGACAGCGAGCAGGTTGCGTATAGCAAGTGCAATGTGAAAATCTTCACACCGTTGCCATCTTCCGATCATGCCCCGGAATACAATTTCGACTGTCACCAGCCGACAGGAGAACATCGACATAAGCGCGATGTAGCACCGAAGAAACTGAACAAAGTGCGGAAAACCGGAGGAACCCAGGAGTTAACACCGGAAGAGTACGGCAAGGAGGAGCATCAGGCACGCATCCGCACTGGTCTACAGAAAATGGCGCAGCTAGCCGACGGCAGCGGTAATGACCGGAAGCTTACGATTATCAGTGCTTCTCAGCAGCTCGTTGCGGGCAAATCATACACCTACATGCTGACGTTtcccgacgacgaagaaaagcGTGTCTGCAAACTTACCGTCTGGGAGAAGCCCTGGTTGAAGGAAAAAGCACCCGAGGAAGCCTTCAAGACGACGTTTAACTGTCCATCAGGCACAAAGAAGACAAAACGTGAAATATGCGCTGGTTGCCCTTCGTCGTTGAGTACGCAGGATTTAAGCGACACCGAACATCAGAATCGTATCAACAGCATTCTTTCATTTCACGGACTAACTCGCGATAG AGATTTCAAGGTGATCAATGCCTCTCAACAAGTTGTAGCGGGTATGAAGTACGTGTACAATGTCCTGCTCAATGGCAACACCTGTGAGCTGGCGTCCGTGGAGCGTGTTTGGTTAGCGCAGTCACAGCCGGAACAAGCCTACATGTATTCGTCCAGCTGCGCTACAGAAGGAAAGTCACTACGGCGTCGTTCAACTCTTGGTGGAATCCGTTCGTTCGACCAGGACGAATTGGACGATACCGAACATGTGCAGCGCGTGGACAAAATTATAGTGTCGAACGGCGGATCGCATGGATC TAAAGTTCGGATCGTTAGCGGAACCGTGCAGACTGTGTCCGGAAGACTGTTCAAGTACGCTGTCGAATTCGATGATGATCAAGGCAAGAAAGTTTGCAAACTATCGTCTTGGGAACGCCCCTGGCTCGAGAAGGAAAATCCAACCGACGCCTATCAATACACCGTAACGTGTCCGACTAAACTGCGACAGAAGCATCAGCGCCAACACGAACGCAAGCGGCGTCACGCCAAGAAGACGGGAAGTTCGAACGAGCTAACGGCCGAAGAACTGAAAGACAAATCGCATGTCGAGCGTATCAAGGCCGGATTGGTCTCATACAATGTTGAAAGGTCGAAAACCTACAG TGATTTTGAAATATTGGCAGGCTCTACGCAACAGATGGCCGGCTCGCTGTACAAGTACACGTTCCGCGTAAAGAACGAGCCCGATATTGTGTGCAAAATATCCATCTGGGAGCGCGTCTGGTTGGAATCGCAGGACCAGCGGAAGTACAACGTTAAGTGTACCGGCGATGACGACACAGAGCAACCGGATCGCCAACAACACCAGCCGCAGGATACGGTGAAGCGTTCGGTGCGATCACTAAAGATCGACGACAACGAGCACGTTCGGCGCCAGTTCGAAAAGTTTAAAGTGCGCCACATGCGCCAGTACGCCAGTTCGCTTGAGCACGAGATGCGCTTCAACATCTTCCGGAACAATCTGTTTAAGATAGAGCAACTGAACCGACACGAACGAGGAACTGGCAAGTACGGTGTAACCAAGTTTGCCGACATGACCACGGCCGAGTACCGCGCGCATACCGGCTTGATCATGCCGAAACACGAGCACAGCAATCACATCCGCAATCCCATCGCAAGGCTTGCGAATGACGCAAATTTGCCGGAGTCGTTCGATTGGCGTGACCGCGGTGCCGTTACTAACGTGAAGGATCAGGGCAGCTGTGGCTCGTGCTGGGCATTTAGTGCGATCGCAAACATCGAAGGTTTGCATCAGATCAAAACGAATAAGCTGGAATCGTACTCGGAACAGGAGCTGATCGATTGCGACAAAGTCGACAACGGGTGCCAGGGTGGTTACATGGACGATGCTTTCAA GGCTATTGAAAAGATAGGCGGTTTGGAGCTAGAGAGTGACTATCCGTACCATGCCAAGGCGCAGAAAAGTTGCCAGTACAACAAAACACTCAGCCACGTTCGCGTCAAGGGTGCGGTCGATATGCCGAAGAACGAAACGTTCATCGCGCAGTACCTCATCGAAAACGGACCGATCTCAATCGGACTGAACGCGAACGCGATGCAGTTCTATCGCGGCGGTATATCGCACCCCTGGCATCTGCTGTGCAATCACAAGCAGATCGACCACGGTGTCCTGCTGGTAGGCTACGGCATCAAAGAGTATCCGATGTTCAACAAAACCCTTCCATATTGGATCATCAAGAACTCCTGGGGACCGAAGTGGGGTGAGCAGGGCTACTACCGCATCTATCGCGGGGACAACTCGTGCGGTGTGAGCGAAATGGCATCTTCAGCCGTTATTGAGTAA